A single Cyprinus carpio isolate SPL01 chromosome A20, ASM1834038v1, whole genome shotgun sequence DNA region contains:
- the LOC109112642 gene encoding otoferlin, which translates to MALVVYLKTVTELRGKGDRIAKVTFRGLSFFSRVVENCEDEAQFEQAFRWPIGSKVDGNEMLEIQVFNYSKVFTNRLIGTFRMVLQKVVEEGHLEVSDTLIDDNNTAIRTSISIEIKYQTMDGSVKVWSDGEFLDIPDDCDGTFQFETDSLLSGRSQSSGTSPGRSIHGIPTFRKTGKGVFSAMKLGKTRVSKDDHKKGDDSAILDAEDLDRKVMRLGGGVDHDTISLASVTAVTTNVSNKRSKPDIKMEPSSGRPVDYQISVTVIEARQLVGLNMDPVVCVEIGEEKKYTSMKESTNCPYYNEYFVFDFHVPPNVMFDKILKISVIHSKNLLRSGTLVGTFKLDVGTVYSQPEHQFHHKWAMLSDHDDITAGCKGYVKCDIAVVGKGDNIKIPHKANETDEDDIEGNLLLPEGVPSERQWARFYVKIYRAEGLPKMNTSIMANVKKAFIGENRDLVDPYVLVQFAGQKGKTSVQKSSYEPIWNEQIIFTEMFPPLCRRLKVQIRDSDKVNDVAIGTHFIDLRKIANDGDKGFLPTMGPAWVNMYGSIRNYTLMDEHQDLNEGLGEGVSFRARLLISITVEILDTSSAEIMSSTEVQIEPVSNVSESATGKMEEFFLFGSFLEATMIDRKIGDKPINFEVTIGNYGNQIDGVSKPASAKKKKEDGGESEEEESELIHNSSDEEAEDDGDLTSVPSTPPIKPVITDRNYFHLPYFEKKPCIYIKSWWQDQRRRLYNSNIMDKIADKLEEGLNDVQEIIKTEKAYPERRLRGVLEELSTSCSRFVTLANKDQNLSGRTKLDKERLKSCMREMESMAQQAKTIRSQVKRNTVRDKLKLVFNFLHRLRFQADEPQHSIPDVFIWMISNNKRIAYARIPSKDILYSIVGEEMGKDCGKVKAVFLRLPGKKGFGPAGWTVQAKLEMYLWLGLNKQRKDFLSGLPSGFEENKATKGTGIQAVPPISLVYNMKQVFQLRAHMYQARSLFAADNSGLSDPFARVFFSTHSQVTEVLNETLCPTWDQLLVFDNVELYGEAGELRDDPPIIVIELYDQDTVGKAEFIGRTFAKPLTKMVDEHYGPPQFPPQLEYYQIYRGNCTAGDLLAAFELLQIPYDDEEIRRALIAAHDFAVPQIKIGPAGRAALPPIDGPTDSDRGPILPVPLGIRPVLSRYRIEVLFWGLRDLKRINLAQVDRPRVDIECAGKGVQSALIQNYKKNPNFSTLVKWFEVDLPENELLHPPLNIRVVDCRAFGRFTLVGSYAVTSLRKFIYSPPDKTANNWAHTARLANGYMALTNGTSHSCPHSRPISHPSGDIVVNMDPEPNIKKMDTVVKIDATTDAVVKVDLNEDEMEKDKEKKKKKKKKKGEEVDEEEPDESMLDWWSKYFASVETMMENLRAQEAALAEAEEREDLEIAAESAEIKADDFPVKGTKLKEKSKDKKSSKDKKKNHDGTEKRPPKPKVDELVVYNKELEIEFGNFEDWLHTFNLYRGKAGDDDDHDVVDDDRIVGRFKGSLCMYKLPLSEEITREAGFDPNMGMFQSIPHNDPINVLIRIYIIRATDLHPADINGKADPYIVIRLGKSEIRDKENYISKQLNPVFGKSFDIEATFPMESMLTVAVYDWDLVGTDDLIGETKIDLENRYYSKHRATCGIASNYSVHGYNVWRDPQKPTQILAKLCKAGKLDGPLYGPGGRVKVGNRIFLGPTEIEDESGLKKQTEEHLALTVLRHWEEIPRVGCKLIPEHVETRPLLNPDKPGIEQGRIEMWVDMFPMDVPAPGSAIDISPRKPKRCELRVIIWNTDEVILEDDDYFTGEKSSDIFVRGWLKGQQEDKQDTDVHYHSLTGEGNFNWRFVFPFDYLMAEEKIVISKKESMFSWDETEYKIPARLTLQVWDADHFSADDFLGAIELDLNKFPRGAKTAKQCSLDMVLKEHELPTISIFKQKRVKGWWPFVARDENDEFELTGKVEAELHLLTAEEAEKNPVGLGRNEPEPLEKPNRPDTSLMWFMNPLKSIRYFIWHNYRWLILKALALLLLLLLVGLFLYSIPGYLVKKLLGA; encoded by the exons GCCTTCCGTTGGCCAATTGGGAGTAAAGTGGATGGCAATGAGATGCTGGAGATCCAAGTGTTTAATTACAGCAAAGTCTTCACTAACAGGT TAATTGGCACTTTCCGCATGGTTCTGCAGAAGGTGGTGGAGGAGGGTCACTTGGAGGTGTCTGACACTCTTATTGACGACAATAACACAGCCATACGG acaAGTATTTCCATAGAGATCAAATATCAGACCATGGATGGGAGTGTAAAGGTGTGGAGCGATGGTGAATTCCTTGATATTCCAGATGACTGTGATGGAACTTTCCAGTTTGAAACAGACAGTCTACTCTCTGGACGCAGCCAGAGCTCCGGGACATCACCTGGACGATCTATCCACGGCATTCCCACATTCCGCAA gACAGGGAAAGGTGTGTTTTCAGCCATGAAACTGGGCAAGACACGCGTCTCTAAAGATGACCACAAAAAAGGAG ATGATTCTGCCATTTTGGATGCAGAAGATCTGGATCGAAAGGTCATGCGTCTGGGCGGTGGGGTCGACCATGATACCATCTCACTGGCCTCTGTGACTGCAGTTACCACTAATGTCTCCAACAAAAG ATCAAAGCCTGACATTAAGATGGAGCCCAGTTCAGGGCGTCCTGTGGATTATCAG ATCAGTGTTACAGTAATCGAGGCCCGTCAGTTGGTTGGTTTGAACATGGATCCTGTGGTTTGTGTGGAAATTGGAGAGGAGAAGAAGTATACATCAATGAAGGAGTCCACAAACTGCCCCTACTACAACGAG TACTTTGTCTTTGACTTCCATGTGCCTCCAAATGTCATGTTTGACAAGATCCTGAAGATATCA GTAATACATTCTAAAAACCTTCTACGAAGTGGTACTCTGGTGGGCACCTTCAAATTAGATGTGGGAACTGTTTACTCACAACCTG AACATCAATTCCACCACAAATGGGCAATGCTGTCAGACCATGATGACATCACAGCTGGCTGCAAAGGTTATGTTAAGTGTGACATTGCAGTCGTAGGAAAAGGAGACAACATCAAGATTCCCCACAAGGCCAATGAAACAGATGAGGATGACATAGAAGG GAATCTTCTTTTGCCAGAGGGTGTTCCATCAGAGAGACAATGGGCTCGGTTTTATGTTAAGATTTATAGAGCTGAGGGACTACCCAAAATGAACACCAGCATCATGGCCAACGTGAAGAAAGCTTTTATCGGGGAGAACAGGGACCTTGTGGACCCTTATGTCCTTGTGCAGTTTGCAGGGCAGAAA GGTAAAACATCAGTTCAGAAGAGCAGCTACGAGCCCATCTGGAATGAGCAAATAATCTTCACCGAGATGTTCCCACCTTTGTGTAGGCGACTGAAAGTTCAGATCCGTGATTCAGACAAGGTGAATGATGTTGCCATAGGAACTCATTTCATCGATCTACGAAAGATTGCAAATGATGGAGACAAAG GGTTCCTGCCCACTATGGGCCCAGCCTGGGTGAATATGTATGGTTCTATCCGTAACTACACCCTGATGGATGAGCACCAGGACTTGAATGAGGGGCTTGGGGAAGGTGTGTCCTTCAGGGCACGCCTCCTCATTAGTATCACAGTGGAGATCCTGGACACCTCTTCCGCAGAAATAATGAGCTCTACTGAGGTACAAATAGAGCCGGTGTCCAACGTGTCAGAG AGTGCCACAGGGAAAATGGAGGAGTTTTTCCTTTTTGGGTCGTTCTTGGAGGCCACAATGATAGACAGAAAAATTGGAGATAAACCCATCAACTTTGAAGTCACTATCG GTAACTATGGGAACCAGATTGATGGAGTGAGCAAGCCTGCATCagcaaagaagaagaaagaggatGGAGGGGAGAGTGAAGAAGAGGAGTCCGAGCTCATCCACAACTCCAGCGATGAAGAGGCAGAGGATGATGGAGATTTGACGTCTGTGCCGTCCACTCCTCCTATAAAACCAGTTATCACTGACAG AAATTACTTCCACTTGCCTTACTTTGAAAAGAAACCCTGCATTTACATCAAGAGCTGGTGGCAAGACCAGAGGAGACGGCTCTACAACTCCAATATAATGGACAAGATAGCAGATAAACTG GAGGAAGGTCTGAATGACGTTCAAGAAATCATAAAAACAGAGAAGGCTTATCCAGAACGTAGACTTAGAGGTGTATTAGAAGAGCTCAGCACAAGCTGCAG TCGATTTGTTACACTGGCAAACAAAGATCAGAATCTATCCGGAAGAACCAAGCTGGACAAGGAGAGGCTGAAGTCCTGTATGAGAGAGATG GAGAGTATGGCTCAGCAGGCGAAGACTATTCGCTCACAAGTGAAGAGAAACACGGTTCGAGACAAACTCAAGCTAGTGTTCAATTTCCTTCACAGACTTCGTTTCCAGGCAGATGAG cccCAGCACAGCATCCCTGATGTGTTCATATGGATGATTAGCAACAACAAACGCATAGCATATGCCCGCATACCCTCGAAAGACATCCTCTACTCAATTGTTGGCGAAGAGATGGGAAAAGACTGTGGGAAAGTTAAAGCTGTTTTTCTCAGG CTGCCCGGAAAGAAAGGCTTTGGACCTGCTGGCTGGACAGTTCAGGCTAAACTAGAGATGTATTTGTGGCTGGGGTTGAACAAACAGAGGAAAGACTTCCTGAGTGGCCTCCCTAGCGGCTTCGAAGAAAACAAGGCAACGAAAGGAACAGGCATACAAGCTGTTCCTCCCATCAGCCTGGTTTATAACA TGAAGCAGGTGTTTCAGCTGAGGGCCCACATGTATCAGGCTCGCAGTCTGTTTGCTGCTGACAACAGTGGCCTGTCTGACCCTTTTGCAAGGGTTTTCTTCTCCACCCACAGCCAGGTGACagag GTCCTCAATGAGACACTCTGTCCTACATGGGATCAGTTGCTTGTGTTTGATAATGTTGAACTCTATGGTGAGGCTGGTGAACTCCGCGACGACCCTCCAATTATTGTTATTGAACTGTATGACCAAGACACTGTG GGAAAAGCTGAATTCATTGGGCGAACATTTGCAAAGCCACTTACTAAGATGGTTGATGAACACTACGGGCCCCCACAGTTTCCCCCTCAGCTGGAGTACTATCAGATCTACAGAGGAAACTGCACTGCAGGAGATCTGTTGGCTGCTTTTGAACTACTTCAG ATTCCTTATGATGATGAGGAGATCAGGAGGGCTCTTATTGCTGCCCATGACTTTGCTGTACCTCAGATCAAG ATTGGTCCAGCAGGGCGAGCAGCACTTCCTCCAATTGATGGCCCGACTGATTCTGACCGCGGACCCATTCTGCCTGTTCCATTGGGAATACGACCAGTTCTCAGCAGATATCGCATAGAG GTCCTGTTCTGGGGTCTGAGGGACCTTAAAAGAATCAACCTGGCCCAGGTGGACAGGCCTCGTGTGGACATTGAGTGTGCAGGGAAAGGGGTTCAGTCAGCCCTCATTCAGAATTATAAGAAGAATCCAAACTTCAGCACGTTAGTGAAGTGGTTTGAAGTG GATCTGCCAGAAAATGAGCTTCTTCATCCACCACTCAATATACGGGTGGTGGATTGCAGAGCATTTGGACGCTTCACCTTGGTGGGGTCTTATGCCGTGACCAGCCTTCGCAAGTTCATCTACAGCCCCCCAGACAAGACTGCTAACAACTGGGCTCACACAG CTAGACTGGCCAATGGCTACATGGCTCTCACGAATGGGACATCTCATTCCTGCCCCCACTCCCGTCCCATTTCTCATCCCTCAGGTGATATTGTGGTCAATATGGACCCTGAACCCAACATTAAGAAGATGGACACAGTTGTGAAGATTGATGCT ACCACAGATGCTGTTGTTAAAGTTGACTTG AATGAGGATGAGATGGAGAAAgataaagagaagaagaagaagaagaagaaaaagaagggaGAAGAAGTGGATGAAGAGGAACCGGATGAGAGCATGTTGGACTGGTGGTCCAAATACTTTGCCTCAGTAGAGACTATGATGGAG AATCTCAGAGCCCAGGAGGCTGCTCTGGCAGAGGCAGAGGAAAGAGAAGATTTGGAGATAGCAGCAGAGAGTGCAG AGATCAAAGCTGATGACTTTCCTGTGAAAGGCACCAAACTCAAGGAGAAGAGCAAAGACAAGAAGAGCTCCAAGGACAAAAAGAAGAACCATGATGGGACAGAAAAACGACCTCCAAAACCAAAAGTTGATGAACTTGTG GTATACAATAAAGAGCTGGAGATTGAGTTTGGTAACTTTGAGGACTGGCTCCACACCTTCAACCTGTATAGAGGAAAGGCTGGAGATGATGATGACCATGATGTGGTTGATGATGACAGGATTGTGGGCAGATTTAAG GGCTCCCTCTGTATGTATAAACTACCACTATCTGAGGAGATCACCAGAGAGGCAGGATTTGATCCAAACATGGGCATGTTTCAAAGTATTCCTCACAATGACCCTATCAATGTTCTCATAAGGATTTATATCATCAGA GCCACAGATCTGCATCCTGCGGATATAAATGGTAAAGCGGACCCTTATATAGTCATTCGATTGGGAAAGTCAGAGATTCGGGACAAGGAAAACTACATATCCAAGCAGCTAAATCCAGTCTTTGGAAA GTCATTCGACATAGAGGCCACATTCCCAATGGAGTCCATGCTGACTGTGGCAGTATATGATTGGGATTTGGTTGGAACTGATGACCTGATTGGTGAGACTAAGATTGATTTGGAGAATAGATACTACAGCAAACACAGAGCCACATGTGGCATTGCGTCCAACTACTCTGT CCATGGTTACAATGTATGGCGTGACCCTCAGAAACCAACTCAGATCCTTGCTAAGTTGTGCAAAGCAGGTAAATTGGATGGACCCCTCTATGGCCCTGGTGGGAGGGTCAAAGTTGGAAACCGCATCTTTCTTGGGCCAACAGAAATTGAGGATGAGAGTG GTCTGAAGAAGCAGACAGAAGAACACTTGGCTCTTACTGTTCTTAGGCATTGGGAGGAGATCCCACGTGTTGGTTGCAAACTCATCCCTGAGCACGTGGAGACCAGGCCGCTCCTCAACCCGGACAAGCCAGGCATAGAGCAG GGAAGGATTGAAATGTGGGTGGACATGTTTCCTATGGATGTACCAGCACCAGGATCAGCCATTGACATATCGCCACGCAAACCAAAGAG ATGTGAGCTCAGGGTGATAATATGGAATACTGACGAGGTAATTCTGGAAGACGATGATTACTTCACAGGGGAAAAGTCCAGTGACATTTTTGTGAGGGG CTGGCTAAAAGGACAGCAGGAGGATAAACAGGACACAGACGTGCATTATCACTCTCTAACTGGGGAAGGAAACTTCAACTGGCGCTTTGTCTTCCCTTTTGACTATCTCATGGCTGAGGAGAAGATAGTCATCTCTAAGAAGGAATCCATGTTTTCCTGGGATGAGACAGAGTACAAGATTCCTGCTCGACTCACCCTTCAAGTATGGGATGCCGATCATTTCTCTGCAGATGACTTCCTGG GTGCGATTGAGCTGGACTTGAATAAGTTTCCCCGTGGAGCAAAAACAGCTAAGCAGTGCTCTCTCGACATGGTTCTTAAAGAGCATGAGCTACCAACCATCTCCATCTTCAAACAGAAGAGAGTGAAGGGCTGGTGGCCATTTGTGGCCCGGGATGAGAATGATGAGTTTGAGCTCACA GGAAAAGTGGAGGCAGAGCTCCATCTATTGACAGCGGAGGAGGCAGAGAAAAATCCAGTCGGCCTTGGGCGTAATGAACCTGAGCCACTTGAGAAACCAAA